The Helicobacter canis genomic sequence TGCCTTTTTGTTCTGCTTTTAGCTTTTCAAAATACGCTGCTTTATCTTGTGGAAGTAGCTGGCTGTGATAAGCGATACCAAGCTGCTCTCCTACGATTTTGCAAGGATACTCGCCATCGCCACTTAGCATAATAGGCGTGATGTGCAGCTGCTTTAGCTCATCTATCACGCGTTTAGATTCTACCTTAAGCGTATCGGCGATGATGATATAGCCTAGATAGTCCTTATCTACGCTGATATGCACGATTGTGCCATCAATATCGCAATGGTTATGCGGGATAGAAAATTTATGCAAGATTTTGTCATTACCAGCGATAATCTCCCTATGATCGCATACAGCACGCACGCCAAGCCCGGAGAATTCTTCAAACTCGCTGATATGATGCGTGTGGGCTAAATCCATATAGGCTTGCTTGATAGATTGGGCTATGGGGTGAGTGGATAGGTCTTGCGCACAAGCAGCAAAGCCTAGAATCCGCTCTTTGCTTACGCCATTTTCTGGGACAATATCCACTACCTTAAAGCTACCTTCTGTAAGCGTGCCTGTCTTGTCAAAGCCTAGCATACTAAGCTGACTTAGGGCTTCTAGGTAGCTTGAGCCTTTTAGCAAGACACCTACCTTAGAGCTTGCCACAATCCCCCCAAAATACCCAAGCGGCACAGAGATCACAAGCGCGCAAGGGCAGCTTACCATAAGCACTACAATTGCGCGATACACCCAATCATAAAGATTTGCACTATATCCACCGCTTGCAAAAAGTGGTGGCACAAGAGCAATGCACAAAGCGGCAAAAAACACAATAGGTGTGTAATATCTCGCAAAAGAGGTGATAAAGCTCTCTGTCTTTGCCTTTTTTGCCGTGGCATTTTCGATAAGCTCGGTGATTTTAGCGATCTGGCTTGTCGCATAAGGGCGGATCGCACGCATTGTCGCTGGGCTACTTAGCGTGATAGATCCTGCTAGGATCTGTGTATTTTGTGTGATTGTAAGCGGTAGAGACTCTCCGCTAATGGCACTTGTATCAAAGCTAGCTATCTCATCAAGTAGCACGCAATCCACCGGCACGACTTCTCCAGCTAGCACGATGATTTCATCGCCCACTACAAGATCTTTAGCTGCGATGTCAATAGTTTTTCCATTGTGGATTTTATGGGCTTGTGGTGGGGTGAGATTGGCTAGGGCATTGATAGAGTCCATACCCTTGCGCAAGCTTGCATTTTGCAAATACTCCCCTACGGAAAAAAATAGCATAATCCCGACTGCCTCTTCACTCGCGCCGATGATAAATGCCGCGATTGATGCCACGATCATCAGCACATTTTCATCAAAAAACTCC encodes the following:
- a CDS encoding heavy metal translocating P-type ATPase, with amino-acid sequence MQQFHLDNLDCPNCAAKLESTLHKSQGIAHAQINFATSTLLTDCANMQKLQDIIAQVEPQVRISRQEDRQPKRKIWTKELALLLGLIIIFLSSLALEYLLQTRAESLSSALSLLHIALYVIAGKEVFKRAYANAKRKEFFDENVLMIVASIAAFIIGASEEAVGIMLFFSVGEYLQNASLRKGMDSINALANLTPPQAHKIHNGKTIDIAAKDLVVGDEIIVLAGEVVPVDCVLLDEIASFDTSAISGESLPLTITQNTQILAGSITLSSPATMRAIRPYATSQIAKITELIENATAKKAKTESFITSFARYYTPIVFFAALCIALVPPLFASGGYSANLYDWVYRAIVVLMVSCPCALVISVPLGYFGGIVASSKVGVLLKGSSYLEALSQLSMLGFDKTGTLTEGSFKVVDIVPENGVSKERILGFAACAQDLSTHPIAQSIKQAYMDLAHTHHISEFEEFSGLGVRAVCDHREIIAGNDKILHKFSIPHNHCDIDGTIVHISVDKDYLGYIIIADTLKVESKRVIDELKQLHITPIMLSGDGEYPCKIVGEQLGIAYHSQLLPQDKAAYFEKLKAEQKGKVGFVGDGINDAPTLALADVGIAMGGGSDLSRQKADMIVLNNSLDSLLQAIKIAKKTKIIIYENIIMALGIKGLFIILGILGVASIWEAVFGDVGVALLALANAMRTMKGSHIKRSQSTIESKSH